A stretch of the Clostridium fungisolvens genome encodes the following:
- a CDS encoding LacI family DNA-binding transcriptional regulator has translation MKVTMKDIANRLGISINAVSIALNDKVGVSEEMRLEILRTADEMGYINEKRQYLSVLSKTNVCILMQSYYADTGHFYSIVLRSIVEQAKAFGYFSILNYFEDTEFAMPKCILERKVAGVLVVGKISDYNLILLKKTGVPVVLVDFTSLCDPSDCVLTHNKQGGYMMANHVIQKGYKKIGFFGDLDYSFSFEDRFLGYKQALLKSNITDYQGIDSYIERYSFLKGIEKFILANQISDIISILQSKELPEVLICANDSNAFTVISALKDMGVKVPEDIGVVGFDDTPLCEKSIPQITTVQVQKELMGQVAVSNLIDRIHRKDNIPMTQLLSVKVIERDSLKFRD, from the coding sequence ATGAAAGTCACAATGAAAGATATCGCTAACAGATTAGGAATTTCTATTAATGCTGTATCTATTGCTTTAAATGATAAAGTTGGTGTAAGCGAAGAAATGCGATTAGAAATATTACGTACTGCTGATGAAATGGGTTATATAAATGAAAAAAGACAATATTTATCTGTGCTATCAAAGACTAATGTTTGTATTTTGATGCAGAGCTATTATGCAGATACAGGACATTTCTATTCTATTGTTTTACGTTCTATTGTTGAACAAGCAAAGGCTTTTGGCTATTTCTCCATCTTGAATTATTTTGAGGATACTGAATTTGCTATGCCTAAGTGTATCTTAGAAAGAAAGGTAGCCGGGGTTCTAGTTGTTGGAAAAATATCTGATTATAATTTAATTCTTTTGAAAAAAACTGGCGTCCCAGTGGTTCTTGTTGACTTTACATCCTTATGTGATCCTAGTGACTGTGTTTTAACTCATAACAAGCAAGGTGGATATATGATGGCAAATCATGTTATTCAAAAAGGCTATAAGAAAATAGGTTTCTTTGGTGACTTAGATTATTCCTTTAGTTTTGAAGATAGGTTTTTGGGATATAAGCAGGCGCTTCTTAAAAGCAATATAACAGATTATCAAGGTATAGATAGTTATATTGAGAGATATTCCTTTTTAAAAGGAATAGAAAAATTCATATTAGCAAATCAAATTTCTGATATTATAAGCATCCTACAATCAAAAGAGTTGCCTGAAGTTTTAATTTGTGCAAATGATTCTAATGCATTTACTGTCATTTCTGCGTTAAAAGATATGGGGGTAAAGGTTCCAGAGGATATTGGGGTGGTTGGCTTTGATGATACACCCTTATGTGAAAAGTCAATTCCACAAATAACAACTGTCCAAGTACAAAAGGAGCTAATGGGTCAAGTTGCTGTTTCTAATTTAATTGATCGTATACATCGAAAAGATAATATACCAATGACACAATTATTAAGTGTGAAAGTCATAGAAAGAGATTCATTAAAATTTAGAGATTAA
- a CDS encoding discoidin domain-containing protein, translating into MMKRVGRIVLSLIMIMALVFDGTSIAKATNVDDMNLIKSRIKEYFLKLDTIDDGSKVEACYVSHAEDYLKLIEPDGSFKDVDYKATNNAANGAAWSPYLALDRMQAIAIAYNKQGNSIYKKQEVVDKLNKAIVYWASQNPRSTNWWENQVGVQLRFARIGLFMEDSISSEALNIILNKLLEKTPVKYGSGQNNLWFDQNYVYYALIKEDATQLKDMISNYLDYCLTTQLDDITKEAVQVDNSYYMHGRQFYSNGYGMTMFRDMSYWIYMLKSTDFAVSQDVVDRMGNYMINGTSWTVRGDIMELYLGYRPYKYDVGYDNYSEEYIEPLKRMIESDTKRASEYQKILDNIEGKNNSNGKNGNYYMWRSGYESHMRDGYGVNIKMDSKNLIGGEWRGPWNEAGKPNQQLIYWTSAASSTITVDGDEYKSVYPVFDWTHTPGATAPNFISNKFNFENNELFNIGVSNGKYGVTAYKFDKTNTKGQKGYFFFDDEFVALGSNISSTNDAPIHTTLNQSKASDLKVNGEAVELGTVAKEYTTKSIYNNKIGYVFLKDTKVKVSYDGQKNVPSLWPEDMKKNADSVFTAYIDHGVKPTNDSYAYIVVPNKTEAEVKSYSNNIPVTVVANNSDVQAVRHDGLKQTQINFYKAGSLEYKKGYTITVDQACSVIIDESGSTRQITVAVNDNEDHKIVNVGLSYNSTKTTTTFISKALPYAGQSKTLAEGQDDRYLASSSTANHYVKNVVDGNSNTYWESKGQGEEWISLLTGSNKYLKDITISWGEKYASEYEVYASQDGENYELVSKVSKGDGKQTTIPIARMCNYIKIIMKSSSGDCYQIKEVAMDEGELLSLNKPTTTSSVSSKAPTFVGGFAVDGDLSTRWASNRNSDNEWIIIDLEKYSRIDAMKIIWENACSDDYTIEVSDDNQNWKSVKQLKADVSLKDEINFSESVYGRYVKINSHKSRLVSGTNYGINIFEINVYGEAKEEDKVNVALNKPSKASSEYINPKSKFTLESKYAFDGSVENKGDTYQSRWVSERGKDNPGKDVNSQYIQVDLEEVYDISRVVLNWEGACGKEYKIQISEDGQNWIDVSHITDGVAGIKELNYEKPVTGRYVKMLGIIPIGQYGYSLWEFEVYGTSLKSELKKYYDQNKNLDTSSFTPNSIEVYNNALDNITKVYEDKAATSTEILNAKKQLEDAINNFVLKANKATLDNDIKKAELIEKNLYTDESIKIFEAALNEAKAIFNDDNATQKQVDDDAQVLEKAMISLEKKKDDPVIEVPGEKIDLTIESPNKDISVSGKLPKDIQLSSKALDNEQLKEVVEKIYKVNSEALKDSTLEKVYDLSLLLKNEVYKLDGEVEVSLKLDDSFLSKKLGIVYIDETGNLHRFESKVENGFIKFNTPHFSKYGIVSTNDLILEVDKAVLDNEIKKAQSVEKDLYTNESIRVLDAALNESKAIYNDADATQKQVDDEVKALQQALLVLEKKKDNPIVNVPAKNTEVAVQNTNKNVNTSENLSKDIKLIENKEEESIASDTEEKKEIIIENPNKDASVSSNEASKVTPKVNGNKAKLYVIAMISSVLIISLGILYVFLRKKKTE; encoded by the coding sequence ATGATGAAAAGGGTTGGTAGGATTGTTTTATCTTTAATTATGATCATGGCTCTTGTTTTTGACGGTACAAGTATTGCTAAAGCAACAAATGTTGATGATATGAATTTAATCAAGAGTAGGATTAAGGAGTATTTTTTAAAGCTTGATACGATTGATGATGGGTCAAAAGTAGAGGCTTGCTATGTAAGCCACGCAGAAGATTATCTTAAGCTAATAGAACCGGATGGATCTTTTAAAGATGTGGATTATAAAGCTACAAATAATGCTGCAAATGGAGCTGCATGGTCCCCGTATCTAGCCTTAGATAGAATGCAGGCTATTGCAATAGCTTACAATAAACAAGGAAATTCAATTTATAAAAAGCAAGAAGTTGTTGATAAATTGAATAAAGCTATAGTTTATTGGGCGTCGCAAAATCCAAGATCAACAAACTGGTGGGAAAATCAAGTTGGTGTTCAATTACGATTTGCTAGAATCGGATTATTTATGGAGGACAGTATAAGCAGTGAAGCTTTAAATATTATTCTAAACAAGCTTTTAGAAAAAACGCCAGTTAAATATGGATCAGGTCAAAATAACTTATGGTTTGATCAAAACTATGTTTATTATGCTCTCATTAAAGAAGATGCAACTCAGTTAAAAGATATGATTAGTAATTATTTAGATTATTGTTTAACAACGCAGTTAGATGATATTACAAAAGAAGCGGTACAAGTTGATAACAGTTACTATATGCATGGAAGACAATTTTATTCAAATGGCTACGGGATGACTATGTTTAGAGACATGAGCTATTGGATCTATATGTTGAAATCAACAGACTTTGCAGTAAGCCAAGATGTTGTTGATAGAATGGGAAACTATATGATAAATGGTACAAGTTGGACAGTTAGAGGAGATATCATGGAGCTATACCTTGGATATCGTCCATACAAATACGACGTAGGATATGATAACTATTCTGAAGAATACATCGAGCCTTTAAAGAGAATGATTGAGTCAGATACTAAACGTGCTAGTGAATATCAAAAAATTTTAGATAATATTGAAGGCAAAAACAATTCCAATGGTAAGAACGGTAACTACTATATGTGGCGTTCTGGATATGAATCTCATATGAGGGATGGTTATGGTGTCAATATAAAGATGGATTCTAAGAATCTTATTGGGGGAGAATGGAGAGGTCCTTGGAATGAAGCTGGAAAACCAAATCAACAATTGATTTATTGGACATCAGCTGCATCTTCTACAATAACAGTAGATGGAGATGAATATAAATCAGTATATCCAGTATTTGATTGGACACATACTCCAGGAGCTACAGCACCTAATTTTATTAGTAATAAATTCAATTTCGAAAATAATGAATTGTTTAATATTGGCGTAAGTAATGGTAAATATGGAGTAACTGCTTATAAATTTGATAAAACTAATACGAAGGGTCAAAAAGGATATTTCTTCTTTGATGATGAGTTTGTCGCATTAGGATCAAATATTTCATCAACAAATGATGCACCTATTCACACAACCTTAAACCAAAGTAAGGCTAGTGATTTAAAAGTTAATGGTGAGGCAGTTGAATTAGGAACTGTAGCAAAAGAATATACAACAAAAAGTATATATAACAACAAGATTGGATACGTTTTCTTGAAGGATACAAAGGTTAAAGTATCTTATGATGGACAAAAAAATGTTCCAAGCTTATGGCCAGAAGATATGAAAAAGAATGCTGATTCTGTTTTTACAGCATATATTGATCATGGTGTAAAACCAACTAATGATTCTTATGCTTATATAGTTGTTCCAAATAAAACAGAAGCAGAAGTAAAGAGCTATTCAAACAACATTCCTGTAACAGTTGTAGCAAATAATTCCGATGTACAAGCGGTTAGACATGATGGATTAAAGCAAACACAAATTAATTTTTACAAAGCAGGTTCTTTAGAATATAAGAAAGGTTATACAATAACAGTAGATCAAGCGTGTAGTGTTATCATAGATGAATCAGGAAGTACAAGACAAATAACTGTAGCTGTTAATGACAATGAAGATCATAAGATAGTAAATGTAGGATTATCATATAACAGTACTAAAACAACAACTACTTTTATTTCAAAAGCTTTACCGTATGCTGGTCAATCGAAGACATTAGCGGAAGGACAAGATGATAGATATTTAGCGAGTAGTTCTACTGCAAATCATTACGTTAAAAATGTAGTAGATGGTAATAGTAATACCTATTGGGAAAGTAAAGGCCAAGGTGAAGAATGGATTTCACTACTTACAGGCTCAAACAAATACTTGAAAGATATAACTATTTCATGGGGAGAAAAATATGCCAGTGAATATGAAGTTTACGCATCACAAGATGGAGAAAACTATGAACTTGTTTCAAAGGTTTCAAAAGGCGATGGAAAGCAGACAACAATACCTATTGCTAGAATGTGTAATTATATAAAAATTATCATGAAATCTAGTAGTGGGGATTGTTATCAAATCAAAGAAGTCGCAATGGATGAAGGAGAACTCCTTTCCTTAAATAAACCGACTACAACAAGCTCTGTATCATCTAAAGCACCGACCTTTGTAGGAGGATTTGCTGTTGATGGAGATTTATCTACAAGATGGGCATCTAATCGTAATTCAGATAATGAGTGGATAATTATTGATCTAGAAAAGTATTCACGTATAGATGCCATGAAAATCATTTGGGAAAATGCATGTTCAGACGATTATACCATTGAGGTATCAGATGATAACCAAAATTGGAAAAGTGTGAAGCAATTAAAAGCAGATGTGAGTTTAAAAGATGAAATTAATTTTAGTGAGTCAGTGTATGGTCGCTATGTAAAAATTAATTCACATAAATCAAGGTTAGTTAGTGGAACAAATTATGGGATAAATATATTTGAAATTAATGTTTATGGTGAAGCAAAGGAAGAAGATAAAGTTAATGTTGCTCTAAATAAACCTTCAAAAGCAAGCTCAGAATATATAAATCCAAAGTCAAAGTTTACTTTAGAATCAAAATATGCCTTTGATGGAAGTGTAGAGAACAAAGGTGATACTTATCAATCAAGATGGGTATCTGAAAGAGGCAAAGATAATCCTGGTAAAGATGTTAATTCACAATATATACAAGTGGATTTAGAAGAAGTATATGATATCTCAAGGGTTGTATTAAATTGGGAAGGTGCTTGTGGTAAAGAATATAAAATTCAAATTTCAGAGGATGGGCAAAACTGGATAGATGTATCACATATTACAGATGGAGTTGCTGGAATTAAAGAATTAAACTATGAAAAACCAGTAACAGGAAGATATGTGAAGATGCTAGGAATAATTCCGATTGGACAATATGGTTATTCCTTATGGGAATTCGAAGTTTATGGAACAAGTTTAAAATCTGAACTAAAAAAATACTATGATCAAAATAAAAACTTGGATACAAGCTCGTTCACACCTAATAGTATAGAGGTTTATAATAATGCCTTAGACAATATTACAAAAGTTTATGAAGATAAAGCGGCTACCAGTACAGAAATATTAAATGCAAAGAAACAATTAGAAGATGCAATAAATAATTTTGTTTTGAAAGCAAATAAAGCTACATTAGATAATGACATTAAAAAGGCTGAGCTTATAGAAAAAAATTTATATACAGATGAATCAATCAAGATCTTTGAAGCAGCTTTAAATGAAGCCAAAGCAATATTTAATGATGATAATGCAACACAAAAGCAAGTAGATGACGATGCTCAAGTATTAGAAAAAGCTATGATATCATTAGAGAAGAAAAAAGATGATCCAGTTATTGAGGTTCCAGGAGAAAAGATAGACCTAACCATTGAAAGTCCTAATAAAGATATAAGTGTTTCTGGAAAGTTACCGAAAGATATACAATTATCTTCAAAAGCCCTAGATAATGAACAATTAAAAGAAGTGGTGGAAAAAATATATAAGGTTAATTCAGAAGCATTGAAAGATTCAACTTTAGAAAAAGTATATGATTTAAGCTTATTACTAAAAAATGAAGTTTACAAATTGGATGGAGAGGTTGAAGTTTCACTAAAACTAGATGACAGTTTTTTAAGCAAGAAGTTAGGTATAGTCTATATTGATGAAACTGGAAATCTTCATAGATTTGAATCTAAGGTGGAAAATGGATTTATTAAATTTAATACTCCTCATTTTTCTAAGTACGGAATTGTATCAACAAATGATTTGATTTTGGAAGTAGATAAAGCTGTATTAGATAATGAAATCAAGAAAGCTCAGTCGGTAGAAAAAGACCTATATACAAATGAATCAATTAGAGTCTTAGATGCAGCTTTAAATGAATCAAAAGCAATATATAATGATGCTGATGCAACACAAAAACAAGTTGATGACGAAGTTAAAGCACTACAGCAAGCACTTCTAGTATTAGAGAAGAAAAAGGATAATCCAATTGTTAATGTTCCTGCAAAAAATACAGAAGTGGCAGTTCAAAATACAAATAAAAATGTAAATACTTCTGAAAACTTATCAAAAGATATTAAGTTAATAGAGAATAAAGAAGAAGAGTCAATTGCTAGTGATACTGAAGAAAAGAAAGAGATAATAATTGAAAATCCCAACAAAGATGCAAGTGTTTCAAGTAACGAAGCTAGTAAAGTAACTCCTAAAGTTAATGGTAATAAAGCTAAATTATATGTTATTGCTATGATTTCTTCAGTTTTAATTATTTCTTTAGGTATACTATATGTATTTTTAAGAAAGAAAAAAACTGAATAA
- a CDS encoding glutathione peroxidase, which yields MSIYDFKAKTIDGEEISLEKYKGKVLVIVNTASKCGFTPQYEGLEALYQKYKDQGVEVLGFPSNQFAEQEPGTNGDVKNFCQINYGVTFQLFEKTDVRDENAHPLFNYLTEKAAYKGLNMNHPIGKILLEALEKNFPSFLEGNSVKWNFTKFVVDRDGNVVERFEPTSEPSEMNETIEKLL from the coding sequence ATGTCAATTTATGATTTTAAAGCAAAGACAATAGATGGAGAAGAAATATCTTTAGAAAAATATAAAGGTAAAGTATTAGTAATAGTTAACACTGCAAGTAAATGTGGATTTACTCCTCAATATGAGGGACTTGAAGCTTTATATCAAAAGTATAAAGATCAAGGAGTTGAGGTATTAGGATTCCCAAGTAATCAATTTGCAGAACAAGAACCAGGAACTAATGGAGATGTTAAGAATTTTTGTCAAATCAACTATGGAGTTACCTTCCAATTATTTGAAAAGACAGATGTAAGAGATGAAAATGCTCATCCGTTATTTAATTACTTAACAGAAAAAGCTGCTTATAAAGGTCTTAATATGAACCATCCAATTGGGAAGATACTTTTAGAAGCATTAGAAAAGAATTTTCCTAGTTTCCTAGAAGGAAATTCAGTAAAATGGAATTTTACTAAGTTTGTAGTTGATAGAGATGGTAATGTAGTTGAAAGATTTGAACCAACCTCTGAACCAAGTGAAATGAATGAAACTATAGAAAAATTACTTTAG
- a CDS encoding AAA family ATPase: protein MREKEIIKKILDNLNKVIIGKEVEISNILKGVIANGHILIEDVPGVGKTTLVKALAKTIDLTYSRIQFTPDLLPSDITGISIYNQKDMEFEFKEGPIFSNIVLADEINRTSPKTQSALLEVMEENQVSEGKKTYRLKTPFVVMATQNPIDYDGTFRLPEAQLDRFIIKVSLGYPSAEAEVDILEKYRENNPLQELTSVVTAEDILYLQEAVAKVRVAKVINEYIVRIANKTRESNYISLGVSTRAILALQKIAQASALLAGRDYVIPEDVKENAALVLSHRIIMSSTGKANGYGERETIEDILKMVETPRITVNV from the coding sequence ATGAGGGAAAAGGAAATTATAAAGAAAATTTTGGATAACCTTAATAAGGTGATAATAGGGAAGGAAGTAGAGATTAGTAATATATTGAAGGGTGTAATTGCAAATGGTCATATTCTAATTGAGGATGTTCCAGGTGTAGGTAAGACCACATTGGTTAAAGCTTTGGCTAAGACGATAGATCTAACTTATAGCAGAATTCAATTTACACCTGATCTTCTACCATCAGACATTACTGGTATATCTATATATAATCAAAAAGATATGGAGTTTGAGTTCAAGGAGGGTCCTATATTTTCTAATATAGTACTAGCTGATGAAATAAATAGAACTTCACCAAAGACACAATCAGCGTTACTTGAAGTTATGGAAGAAAATCAAGTATCTGAAGGAAAGAAAACCTATAGATTGAAAACACCTTTTGTAGTTATGGCTACTCAAAATCCTATTGATTATGATGGAACGTTTAGATTGCCAGAGGCTCAATTAGATAGATTTATTATTAAGGTTTCTCTAGGGTATCCATCCGCGGAAGCCGAAGTTGATATATTAGAAAAGTATAGGGAGAACAATCCATTGCAAGAACTTACAAGTGTAGTTACTGCTGAGGATATTCTGTATCTTCAAGAAGCCGTTGCTAAAGTAAGAGTTGCTAAAGTTATAAATGAGTATATAGTAAGAATTGCAAATAAAACAAGAGAAAGTAACTATATATCCTTGGGGGTAAGTACTAGAGCAATTCTAGCTCTTCAAAAAATTGCACAAGCCAGTGCACTTTTAGCAGGAAGAGACTATGTAATACCTGAAGATGTAAAAGAAAATGCAGCTTTAGTATTAAGCCACAGAATAATTATGTCTTCAACAGGAAAGGCAAATGGCTATGGAGAAAGGGAGACTATAGAAGATATTTTAAAGATGGTAGAAACTCCGAGGATAACTGTTAATGTTTAA
- a CDS encoding DUF58 domain-containing protein, translated as MFKLRISIKYAVVFILATVFVYVQGGSLPHVIFYMLLIPGILGLISIIVSKSGLNVRNVTIARYYTCGDKDYIDTMVKNSTILIIPYCKITNEGINKIKNNYTGDAITLAINENHITSEEIVYISRGKFDLGSYDVELKDLLGIFNINYKINESKPIKVFPRVYDISQMSISGSEIIENTLSIVTSKEDPHSTRDMRRYREGDSLKRINWKVSAKLNDLYVRNFDTVSGEEFNIFMDMNESNYRLDPYGKNEEFLIDFSASLIYSLLKRNISTKVFVNNKIEHVQSIENKIDFEKFLEYLIEHRSEGITPVTNFIKIRRNKLSSIAGIAVITHTLSDKMVSFIMENKEKGNSLIIFYLRSEIGDESVITMRNIGIVCCKIDEGLFSEAAISIEELVKGQVN; from the coding sequence ATGTTTAAGTTAAGGATCAGTATAAAATATGCAGTTGTTTTTATATTAGCCACAGTATTTGTTTATGTCCAAGGCGGAAGCCTTCCGCATGTTATATTTTATATGTTACTAATACCGGGAATCTTAGGGCTTATATCAATAATCGTTTCTAAATCAGGTTTAAATGTTAGGAATGTTACGATAGCTAGATATTATACATGTGGAGATAAAGATTATATTGATACTATGGTGAAGAATAGCACAATATTAATTATCCCTTATTGCAAAATCACAAATGAAGGTATAAATAAGATTAAAAATAATTATACAGGCGATGCAATAACACTAGCAATAAATGAAAATCATATAACATCTGAAGAAATAGTATATATAAGTCGAGGTAAGTTTGATTTGGGTAGTTATGATGTGGAGCTTAAAGACTTATTAGGTATATTCAATATTAATTATAAGATAAATGAGAGTAAACCAATAAAGGTATTTCCAAGAGTGTATGATATAAGTCAGATGTCAATAAGTGGCTCGGAAATAATTGAAAATACTTTGTCGATTGTTACTAGTAAGGAAGATCCTCATTCTACAAGAGATATGAGAAGGTACAGAGAAGGAGACAGCCTAAAGAGGATAAACTGGAAGGTTAGTGCAAAGTTAAATGACTTATATGTAAGAAATTTTGATACTGTTTCTGGTGAAGAGTTTAATATATTTATGGATATGAATGAAAGTAATTATCGTCTTGATCCTTACGGTAAAAACGAGGAATTTCTTATAGACTTTTCTGCTTCTCTTATATATTCCCTTTTAAAGAGAAATATATCTACAAAAGTATTCGTTAATAATAAAATCGAGCATGTACAAAGCATAGAGAATAAGATAGATTTTGAAAAGTTTTTAGAATACTTAATTGAGCATAGGAGTGAAGGCATTACTCCAGTAACAAATTTTATAAAAATTCGAAGAAATAAGCTTTCATCTATAGCTGGAATAGCTGTAATAACTCATACACTGTCTGATAAGATGGTAAGTTTTATAATGGAAAACAAAGAAAAAGGTAATTCTCTTATTATATTTTATCTTAGGAGCGAAATTGGTGATGAGTCTGTGATTACTATGAGAAATATTGGAATCGTATGCTGTAAGATAGATGAAGGGTTGTTTAGTGAAGCTGCCATAAGTATAGAAGAGCTTGTAAAAGGGCAGGTGAATTAG
- a CDS encoding transglutaminase-like domain-containing protein, which translates to MEWFKERLLDSFIIYFNMILTILILKSCLNIEGTDYYLITFLFMVGLIIAWVYDEKVKSLERKLVLTMIILSAVLLMVIVFRKYAVSFVIEGIGNNMAHITSNMREGWPSSFSLIRNLFVITIPTLTPFAMWIKKRGFADISILINMLLMMVYWYLGYYEEIDKVMYIFIFISIITYAVNHLGNYSKKLKRKEVRNNIVTSKIIWATIVLSLVSSMLIVLLPKSTSGKFSKIISDKVVENIADDSGGAYNPDKYGYSLAKSGYNDSSKILGGPINIDDREAFKLEYKGNVKNEIYLKGSVKDKYTGTSWVPNFRLIEKSNMMDAAYIENFVGANEETMTIHPDYVTTTTLFNPYYSKVVNIKYNSDNKTYVDKVNGAFYAEKPIKTEYTINFYSNSIYDKAFDTPSSGRNSVEIDQLLNNGDLVHYLQLPDTITQRTVDLVYNIVKGTSSNYEKAYRLKAYLTQNYTYSLDVSNVPEGKDFVDYFLFEEKKGYCVYFATAMTVMCRIAGIPARYVEGFKVSKDKENNGMYKVTNEDAHAWTEIYLSYNGNNYSAARMLPFTKIDTVPTAYQYRHAKEIQNNGEGNNGALDGSKSSVDNASNGNTKKVDLEKNSDENKNKMYYLYLKILSPIVLILIYITVRICLVVIKRRKIIKSDSLIPLYDYCKLRLNRINIIKSKSETDLEFAENIPNYELSKKMVDLVGLIYREFYAQEDNLHYDRIQMINYIESTIRSSQGNIKYLIKRYII; encoded by the coding sequence ATGGAGTGGTTTAAGGAAAGACTTTTAGATAGTTTTATTATTTATTTTAATATGATACTTACCATTTTAATATTAAAATCATGTCTCAATATTGAAGGCACCGATTACTATCTTATAACTTTTCTTTTTATGGTGGGGTTAATTATAGCTTGGGTTTATGATGAAAAAGTTAAGTCTTTAGAACGAAAACTGGTTTTAACTATGATTATACTTTCTGCTGTGTTACTCATGGTTATAGTGTTCAGAAAGTACGCTGTTTCCTTTGTCATAGAAGGAATAGGGAATAACATGGCACATATAACTTCAAATATGAGAGAAGGATGGCCTAGTTCTTTCTCCCTTATAAGGAATCTATTTGTTATTACAATTCCTACCCTAACACCTTTTGCTATGTGGATTAAAAAAAGAGGATTTGCAGATATAAGTATCCTTATAAATATGCTGTTAATGATGGTTTATTGGTACCTAGGGTACTATGAAGAAATTGATAAGGTAATGTATATATTTATCTTTATAAGTATAATAACATATGCTGTAAATCACTTAGGAAACTATAGTAAAAAGTTGAAAAGGAAAGAGGTCAGAAATAACATTGTAACGTCTAAAATTATCTGGGCAACTATAGTACTGTCTCTAGTAAGCTCAATGCTTATAGTATTATTGCCAAAGTCAACAAGTGGAAAGTTTTCAAAAATAATTTCAGATAAAGTAGTTGAAAACATAGCTGATGATAGTGGAGGAGCTTACAATCCAGATAAATATGGTTATAGTCTAGCTAAGTCTGGTTATAATGATTCATCTAAAATATTAGGTGGACCCATAAATATTGATGATAGAGAAGCGTTTAAATTAGAGTATAAAGGAAATGTTAAAAATGAAATATACCTTAAAGGCTCTGTAAAAGATAAATATACTGGTACATCATGGGTACCTAACTTTAGGTTAATAGAAAAAAGCAACATGATGGATGCAGCGTATATTGAAAATTTTGTTGGTGCTAACGAAGAAACTATGACGATTCATCCAGATTACGTCACAACTACAACTTTATTTAATCCTTATTATTCTAAGGTTGTGAACATAAAGTACAACAGTGATAATAAAACCTATGTGGATAAAGTTAATGGGGCTTTTTATGCTGAAAAACCTATAAAGACAGAATATACAATAAATTTTTACTCAAATAGTATTTACGATAAGGCTTTTGATACACCTTCGAGTGGGCGTAATTCTGTAGAGATAGACCAATTGCTTAATAATGGGGATTTAGTTCATTACCTTCAATTGCCAGATACTATTACTCAAAGAACAGTTGATTTGGTTTATAATATAGTCAAAGGTACTTCATCAAATTATGAAAAGGCGTATAGATTAAAAGCGTATCTTACTCAAAACTACACGTATAGTTTAGATGTTTCTAATGTTCCAGAAGGAAAGGATTTTGTAGATTATTTTTTATTTGAAGAAAAGAAAGGCTACTGTGTATATTTTGCAACCGCAATGACGGTAATGTGTAGAATTGCAGGAATTCCAGCAAGATATGTTGAAGGTTTTAAAGTTAGTAAGGATAAAGAAAATAATGGGATGTATAAGGTTACTAATGAAGATGCCCATGCATGGACAGAAATCTATTTATCATACAATGGAAATAATTATAGTGCAGCAAGGATGCTACCTTTTACAAAAATTGATACAGTACCTACAGCATATCAATATAGACATGCTAAAGAAATACAAAACAACGGTGAAGGTAATAATGGTGCATTAGATGGGTCTAAATCATCTGTAGATAATGCTAGCAACGGAAACACCAAAAAGGTTGATTTAGAAAAAAATAGTGATGAGAATAAAAACAAAATGTATTATTTATATTTGAAGATTTTGTCTCCAATTGTACTAATACTGATATATATAACTGTAAGAATATGCTTAGTAGTTATAAAAAGAAGAAAAATCATTAAAAGTGATAGTTTAATTCCTTTATATGATTACTGTAAATTGAGGTTAAACAGGATAAATATAATAAAGTCTAAAAGTGAGACGGATTTAGAATTTGCTGAAAATATACCTAATTATGAGTTGTCAAAGAAGATGGTAGATTTAGTTGGCTTAATATATAGAGAGTTTTATGCTCAGGAAGATAATTTGCATTATGATAGGATTCAAATGATAAATTATATAGAAAGCACAATTAGAAGTAGCCAGGGAAATATAAAATATCTGATAAAGAGATATATTATATAA